From Cellvibrio zantedeschiae, the proteins below share one genomic window:
- the arfB gene encoding alternative ribosome rescue aminoacyl-tRNA hydrolase ArfB, whose amino-acid sequence MLIINSHVHIPLHEIELTAMRAQGAGGQNVNKVSSAIHLRFDIHKSSLSEFCKSRLLALDDKRISGDGVLIIKAQRHRTQEMNRADALERLREIVVDAIKIVKDRRATKPTYSSKQKRMDGKTIRSTIKSARAKVNVE is encoded by the coding sequence GTGCTCATCATCAATTCCCATGTTCATATTCCCCTGCACGAAATTGAGCTCACGGCTATGCGAGCGCAAGGTGCTGGCGGGCAAAATGTCAACAAGGTGTCGAGTGCGATACATTTGCGTTTTGATATTCATAAGTCTTCACTCAGTGAATTTTGTAAATCGAGATTACTCGCGTTGGATGACAAGCGTATTTCAGGTGATGGCGTTTTAATTATCAAGGCCCAGCGTCATCGCACTCAGGAAATGAATCGTGCCGATGCTTTGGAGCGTTTACGGGAAATCGTGGTGGACGCAATTAAAATTGTAAAAGACCGGCGTGCCACTAAACCTACTTACAGTTCAAAACAAAAACGTATGGACGGTAAAACGATTCGTTCAACAATCAAATCAGCACGAGCAAAAGTGAATGTCGAATAA
- a CDS encoding MucB/RseB C-terminal domain-containing protein, with translation MPKMSLWLSSFVLAITTSVQAQTVATQNPSLNSLPTVQLLLSKMSQDAARINYRGSFTYQNQTSELQSFRVEHWIENGIEHDRFLFLNGPERVIVRDGQRVDCKAMGDELLQGSFASLGKTLIKMDQLYQFEIRGRERVAGRWSRGLQVIPKDPYRYGYLLNIDEETGLVLKSWLIDETARPLERYQFISIELDPDFNQFKSKSLLREHKAVADVTPCNPTEFTKPSAWNVGWAPPGFVFAGQRKLANGQSMLMYTDGLTTFSIFIEATTSFVPEGTGKRGATLAYMSRLVVKDVTYRVSVVGEIPVAAAAKIAQNITGL, from the coding sequence ATGCCCAAAATGTCCTTGTGGTTATCGTCTTTCGTATTGGCGATAACTACATCAGTCCAAGCTCAAACAGTCGCTACGCAAAATCCCTCGCTCAACAGTTTACCTACCGTGCAGTTGCTCTTAAGCAAGATGTCACAAGATGCTGCCCGCATTAATTACCGTGGTTCTTTCACTTATCAAAATCAAACCAGTGAGCTGCAAAGCTTTCGTGTAGAGCATTGGATTGAAAACGGTATTGAGCATGATCGCTTCCTGTTTTTGAATGGCCCTGAGCGTGTGATCGTGCGCGATGGGCAGCGAGTCGATTGCAAGGCTATGGGTGACGAATTGCTTCAAGGTAGTTTTGCTTCGCTTGGTAAAACCCTGATAAAAATGGATCAGCTCTACCAATTTGAAATCCGTGGGCGCGAACGTGTTGCCGGGCGGTGGTCGCGCGGTTTGCAGGTGATCCCTAAAGATCCCTATCGTTACGGATATCTCCTGAATATTGATGAAGAGACTGGGCTGGTACTTAAGTCCTGGTTGATAGATGAAACTGCGCGCCCACTTGAACGCTATCAATTTATTTCAATTGAGTTGGATCCTGACTTCAACCAATTCAAATCCAAAAGTTTATTGCGTGAACACAAAGCTGTGGCTGACGTAACGCCTTGTAACCCCACCGAATTTACCAAGCCATCTGCGTGGAATGTCGGTTGGGCGCCACCGGGGTTTGTGTTCGCCGGCCAGCGTAAACTGGCAAATGGTCAATCCATGCTTATGTACACTGATGGATTAACTACCTTTAGTATTTTTATTGAAGCAACCACGAGTTTTGTACCTGAAGGCACAGGCAAGCGTGGAGCAACCTTGGCTTATATGTCGCGACTGGTTGTGAAGGATGTAACCTACAGGGTCAGTGTGGTCGGTGAAATACCGGTCGCCGCCGCCGCAAAAATCGCGCAAAATATCACGGGGCTTTAG
- a CDS encoding SoxR reducing system RseC family protein: protein MLLETGRIVAIEPEGLWVETIQRSACGSCQAQKGCGHSMLAKWGASASRLWVLLDGRDSAQYQLGDQVQIGVPDEVIANGSLFVYMVPLLAMIASTFIAHQQNLGDGLTALCAFAGLILGAIIVRWCSYQIRFDSRLQPILIDEKTKTQAIQTCALE, encoded by the coding sequence ATGCTTCTTGAAACTGGCCGAATTGTCGCTATCGAACCTGAAGGACTCTGGGTGGAAACCATTCAGCGTTCCGCTTGCGGTTCATGCCAGGCGCAAAAAGGTTGTGGTCATAGCATGCTGGCGAAATGGGGAGCTAGCGCTTCGCGTTTGTGGGTGCTGTTGGACGGGCGTGATTCAGCGCAATATCAATTGGGTGACCAAGTGCAAATTGGTGTCCCCGATGAGGTAATTGCAAATGGTTCGCTGTTTGTTTACATGGTGCCTTTGCTGGCAATGATTGCGTCTACATTCATTGCCCACCAACAAAATTTGGGTGATGGATTAACCGCGCTCTGTGCTTTTGCGGGCTTAATCCTGGGGGCAATTATTGTACGCTGGTGTTCCTACCAGATTCGCTTCGATAGTCGCTTGCAGCCAATTTTGATTGACGAAAAGACGAAGACGCAGGCCATTCAAACCTGTGCACTGGAGTAG